Proteins encoded within one genomic window of Macrotis lagotis isolate mMagLag1 chromosome 3, bilby.v1.9.chrom.fasta, whole genome shotgun sequence:
- the IL2 gene encoding interleukin-2 — MNKIPLLCCISLTLVLVAHGAPTSPSPTTLLLFLQDDLNQIQLKLNNVSERMKKYEIYIPSNTSSIADLQCFIKELNPVAEALKYESRESQDIQTFISNINVNVKNLMGSETVHCHYASKIKIEGFFEQLIELCQKLRQSTL; from the exons ATGAACAAGATCCCACTCTTGTGCTGCATCTCCCTAACTCTTGTTCTGGTGGCCCATGGAGCACCAACTTCACCTTCTCCCACCACTTTGCTGCTGTTCTTACAAGATGACTTAAATCAGATCCAACTGAAGCTCAAT AATGTATCGGAAAGGATGAAGAAGTATGAAATCTACATTCCCAGTAAT ACCAGTAGCATTGCAGATCTGCAGTGTTTCATCAAAGAACTGAACCCTGTGGCTGAAGCACTGAAATATGAATCAAGGGAATCTCAGGATATTCAGACTTTTATCAGCAACATTAATGTGAATGTCAAAAACTTAATG gGATCAGAAACAGTCCATTGCCACTATGCCTCCAAGATCAAGATTGAAGGATTTTTTGAGCAATTGATCGAACTCTGCCAAAAACTCCGCCAATCAACTCTATGA